GATAACTTAGCTTTTCGGTCCCAAAGTTGTTTTTCATCTGACAAGTTTTGGTTTTTTTTACACAAAAAAACTACGACAAGAGAATTTCTTGTCATAGCCTCACAGTTATTTATTAACAATGTTTAGTTGTTGCTCATTAACGAGTGGATAAATAGCTAGTTCTTCGCTCTCTAAATCCTCTTGGTGCATATCCACACCAGTAATTTGACTGTTTCCGTATGTTCTATAATAATAAATTCCTTTATCGATATTGCAACATGAGGAATAAATGGTATGCTCGTATTTTTCCCCACCAACATCACAAAGACCTTTTTGTTGTTCCACCGAGCCTAAAATATGGAAAAATTGGCTAATGCTTTCTGATTCAGAATCACCTGAAACAGAATTCAATTTGGTAAAAGTTGCTTTCACAAAACGAGACATAGAAGATAAATCGCCAGGTAAGCCGATTCCGCCCATCCCACGACTATAAGCATCCAAATCAATCTCGTTGGAAAAATTATTTTCTGGGGTTTCACTCGAAAGAACGCGATAATTGTTTAAATTAAATAGTTGGTAATCAAATGTTGGATTATTTGTTAACACGCCAACAGGATTATCATAAATGTGAAGTCCATCTTTCACACATTCCACTACAATAGATTCGTTTTGATCAGCCATCAACCAATGTAATTGAGATAGCGGCAAATTTTCACTAAAGCTAATATTCACGAGATTGATTCTCTGAAGTAATCTTCTTGCTTCTTTTACAGTAGCGCATTGACCAAGAATCCACGGAATAAATTCAAATGGCGTTACATTGTCCTTACCTTCTGCAAAATCCTTGTAATCCGCATTTCCTGAGAAATTGAGTCCTGCCATACTAAGGCCTTTTTCATTGGTAGCATCGTAATACAACGGGTAGTTTTCCATCACAGCAGCAATACCAATAAGTGCATAATGCTTCTCTATATCCTCTACCTTGCGAAAATGAAACGGGTAATTTTTCGGCGTAACAACCACAACCTCTTTGTAAGAAAGTTCATAATCGAAATTCCTTCCAAAATAGTGATCCTTCGTTGTATAAGTTATTGACGTACACATTAAAAATCCCTCCTCAAATTTTTCACCATACATGTATACCAGTACCCTCGGACTTTTGTGTAAAACATAATTTGTGGTTTTTTTCACAAAAAATGGGTAATTTATTACCTCATACAAGATGATTTGGCTCTGATAAAAATTTTTTAAAGTATACTCCTCTATTAACTTCTTGAAAATATTCTGCTATAAAATCATAACAAAAAAAGATCCCTGGAAAATCCAGAGATCTTTTAAAAATGTCAGCTGATGTTAACCTTACATCATGCCGCCCATTCCACCCATTCCCATATCAGGAACAGCTGCTGGGCCGTTTTCGTCTGGTTTGTCTGCTACGACTGCTTCTGTAGTTAATAGAAGAGCAGCAACAGATGATGCGTTTTGTAGTGCGGAACGTGTTACTTTTGTTGGATCCACAATACCAGCGTCAATCATGTTTATCCATTCGCCATTAGCTGCGTTGAAACCAACACCTACTGCTTCGTGTTTCAAGCGTTCTACGATAACCGAACCTTCAAGTCCAGCATTATGCGCGATTTGGCGAACTGGTTCTTCTAGGGAACGAAGCACGATGTTGATACCAGTTTCTACGTCGCCTTCTGCTTCTAGTGCTGCTACTTTATTGTAAATACTTACAAGGGCAGTACCACCACCAGCTACGATACCTTCTTCTACAGCTGCGCGAGTAGAGTTAAGCGCATCTTCAATACGTAATTTACGTTCTTTTAGCTCTGTTTCAGTTGCAGCGCCGACTTTGACAACAGCTACTCCACCTGCAAGTTTTGCTAAACGTTCTTGTAATTTTTCTCTATCAAATTCAGAAGTAGTTTCTTCCATTTGCGCACGGATTTGGTTTACGCGAGCGCTGATTTGTGTGGAATCGCCTGCTCCTTCTACGATTGTTGTATCATCTTTTGTTACAACTACTTTGTTCGCTGTTCCAAGTTGATCAACAGTTGCTGTTTTTAGTTCTAAGCCTAGGTCTTCTGTGATAACTTGTCCGCCTGTTAAAACAGCAATATCTTCTAGCATTGCTTTACGACGATCGCCGAAACCAGGAGCTTTCACGGCTACTACGTTGAATGTTCCGCGAAGTTTGTTTAGTACAAGAGTTGCTTGAGCTTCCCCTTCAACATCTTCCGCAATGATTAACATTGGACGACCTTGTTGAACAACTTGTTCTAAAACTGGTAAAATTTCTTGGATGTTGTTGATTTTTTTATCTGTAATTAAAATATATGGTTTTTCAAGAACTGCTTCCATTTTGTCGGAATCAGTTACCATGTATGGGCTAGTGTAGCCACGGTCAAATTGCATACCTTCTACTACATCTAATTCTGTTGCAAAGCCTTTGGATTCTTCAATAGTGATAACGCCGTCGTTACCAACACGTTCCATTGCTTCTGCGATTAATTTACCAACTTCTTCATCACCAGAAGAAATAGCAGCAACTTGAGCGATAGACTCTTTGCTTTCAATTGGTTTAGAAATAGCTTTTAATTCTTCGATAGCTGTTGCTACGGCTTTTTCGATACCGCGGCGAACGCCTACTGGATTTGCTCCAGCTGTTACGTTTTTTAAGCCTTCTTGAATCATTGCTTGCGCTAAAACGGTAGCTGTTGTAGTTCCGTCCCCAGCAACATCATTGGTTTTAGAAGCAACTTCAGATACAAGTTTTGCTCCCATATTTTCAAATGGGTCTTCTAATTCGATTTCTTTTGCAATCGTTACCCCATCATTTGTAATTAACGGAGAACCGAATTTCTTCTCTAAAACAACATTACGACCTTTTGGGCCAAGCGTTACTTTTACTGCGTTTGCTAATTGGTCGACACCACGTAACATGGCACGACGAGCATC
The sequence above is drawn from the Listeria monocytogenes genome and encodes:
- the bsh gene encoding choloylglycine hydrolase, which produces MCTSITYTTKDHYFGRNFDYELSYKEVVVVTPKNYPFHFRKVEDIEKHYALIGIAAVMENYPLYYDATNEKGLSMAGLNFSGNADYKDFAEGKDNVTPFEFIPWILGQCATVKEARRLLQRINLVNISFSENLPLSQLHWLMADQNESIVVECVKDGLHIYDNPVGVLTNNPTFDYQLFNLNNYRVLSSETPENNFSNEIDLDAYSRGMGGIGLPGDLSSMSRFVKATFTKLNSVSGDSESESISQFFHILGSVEQQKGLCDVGGEKYEHTIYSSCCNIDKGIYYYRTYGNSQITGVDMHQEDLESEELAIYPLVNEQQLNIVNK
- the groL gene encoding chaperonin GroEL (60 kDa chaperone family; promotes refolding of misfolded polypeptides especially under stressful conditions; forms two stacked rings of heptamers to form a barrel-shaped 14mer; ends can be capped by GroES; misfolded proteins enter the barrel where they are refolded when GroES binds), coding for MAKDIKFSEDARRAMLRGVDQLANAVKVTLGPKGRNVVLEKKFGSPLITNDGVTIAKEIELEDPFENMGAKLVSEVASKTNDVAGDGTTTATVLAQAMIQEGLKNVTAGANPVGVRRGIEKAVATAIEELKAISKPIESKESIAQVAAISSGDEEVGKLIAEAMERVGNDGVITIEESKGFATELDVVEGMQFDRGYTSPYMVTDSDKMEAVLEKPYILITDKKINNIQEILPVLEQVVQQGRPMLIIAEDVEGEAQATLVLNKLRGTFNVVAVKAPGFGDRRKAMLEDIAVLTGGQVITEDLGLELKTATVDQLGTANKVVVTKDDTTIVEGAGDSTQISARVNQIRAQMEETTSEFDREKLQERLAKLAGGVAVVKVGAATETELKERKLRIEDALNSTRAAVEEGIVAGGGTALVSIYNKVAALEAEGDVETGINIVLRSLEEPVRQIAHNAGLEGSVIVERLKHEAVGVGFNAANGEWINMIDAGIVDPTKVTRSALQNASSVAALLLTTEAVVADKPDENGPAAVPDMGMGGMGGMM